In Crinalium epipsammum PCC 9333, the following are encoded in one genomic region:
- a CDS encoding DegT/DnrJ/EryC1/StrS family aminotransferase translates to MVKIDELISWQQIHLSGTGEVAALESKLKQYYGMQYALCVTNATTGLWAIALALGLQNQQFVTTPYTYGATLASWLFLGNQPIFADIEPDTLSLSCEAVRQVITPKTKALLAVDLFGIPSDTVALRQLASEYGLWYVADAAQSLGATRGGLPASLLADALVVSFTTGKTVFAGEGGAILTNHADLYEKLIWYTQHPIRQHLELGLYLDNEFAINGRIHPLAAVLANATFEESLQNLQVHQQECFQVIELLNSLGLTEDIDFANQGINPSFFRLTATLKDSTQISTLLKILQSHGFRGSLESPPVRLIYRQPSFLAQYQHKCQQHFCCPQAEYQSVNRFCIASNEKLNYR, encoded by the coding sequence ATGGTGAAAATTGATGAATTAATTTCTTGGCAGCAGATACATTTAAGCGGTACTGGTGAGGTAGCTGCTTTAGAGTCAAAACTCAAGCAATATTATGGAATGCAATATGCTCTTTGTGTTACTAATGCTACCACAGGTTTATGGGCGATCGCTCTAGCTCTTGGACTTCAAAACCAGCAGTTTGTTACAACTCCCTACACTTATGGTGCAACTCTAGCTAGTTGGCTATTTTTGGGTAATCAACCGATTTTTGCAGATATTGAACCTGATACTCTCAGTTTAAGTTGTGAAGCTGTACGTCAAGTAATTACCCCGAAAACTAAAGCGCTATTAGCAGTTGATTTGTTTGGTATTCCCTCGGATACGGTAGCATTACGGCAATTGGCATCAGAATATGGACTATGGTATGTTGCTGATGCTGCTCAAAGTTTAGGTGCTACAAGGGGTGGACTTCCTGCTAGTTTATTAGCAGATGCGTTAGTGGTTTCGTTTACTACTGGCAAAACAGTTTTTGCTGGAGAAGGCGGGGCGATATTAACTAATCATGCTGATTTGTATGAAAAGCTAATTTGGTATACTCAGCATCCGATTCGCCAACACCTTGAGTTAGGATTGTATTTGGATAATGAGTTTGCTATAAATGGGCGAATTCATCCCTTAGCCGCAGTGTTGGCTAATGCTACTTTTGAAGAATCTTTGCAAAATTTACAAGTTCATCAGCAAGAATGTTTTCAAGTCATCGAGTTATTGAATTCTCTTGGTTTAACCGAGGATATTGATTTTGCTAATCAAGGTATTAATCCTTCATTTTTTAGATTAACTGCTACTCTTAAAGATTCTACCCAAATTTCAACCTTACTAAAAATCTTACAATCTCACGGTTTTCGTGGTTCTTTGGAGTCACCACCAGTACGTTTAATTTATCGGCAACCTAGTTTTCTTGCTCAGTATCAGCATAAGTGTCAACAACACTTTTGTTGTCCTCAAGCTGAATATCAATCTGTCAATCGTTTTTGTATTGCTTCAAATGAAAAATTAAATTACAGATAA
- a CDS encoding AAA family ATPase yields the protein MATKAIEAIVTPYEEGFPAILVTGRSLYDFDLHTDGKVRPLIEILRQVLRARYGMLLVTYSLATGLDYDASRINDQRDRTTIETTLQSHQLLNIPQDQNEVVRVIRGIYSLSRTPTNGLKWADGRDLRFAFLFEFTEHLTPGCLTNGTQTDTQLVAIELSHITAQSLALRSSGNLMIFHGREGQVDELVSSALYHIRLPQPDLKDKKDFLAATTSLYTAAKFATGMSVESVAYLTTNTPNRGLESLLRAAHRSGRELTVKELVAQKSRDVETLSEHTLTVLDTERVNDLQLRGFNIAKPRLILERYAAALVAGDRSMPANVLLTGPPGTGKTDLAILTARQAAVAAYQMHSPKGSLVGETERKVRLQQMVLQESIPNIAFIDEVTEALPLERSEFDGDSGASRAVTAALLTALSDESRRGQSLLIATTNCPWRMGAAMRSRFTIIPVLHPLKADFPGIILATASRITTPRELSENDPQIIKAAEIFYQKGANPRQIRSALSNALMLHGSLTSDTVLFAAMDLNVSSDLVSAIYADLWAIKACSSQSFFPWTPPHYPFPPHLEDIVDPITLKINQVELDRRIDELRPHANL from the coding sequence ATGGCAACCAAAGCGATAGAAGCAATTGTGACTCCTTATGAAGAAGGCTTTCCAGCAATCCTGGTGACCGGACGTTCTTTATACGATTTTGACCTACATACTGATGGTAAGGTACGACCTTTAATTGAGATTTTGCGTCAAGTACTTCGCGCTCGTTATGGTATGTTATTGGTAACTTATTCTCTGGCTACTGGATTAGATTACGATGCTAGCCGGATTAACGATCAGCGCGATCGCACTACAATAGAAACTACCCTACAATCCCATCAACTACTAAATATTCCCCAAGACCAAAATGAAGTTGTCAGGGTGATTCGAGGAATTTATTCTTTATCCCGTACTCCAACTAATGGATTAAAATGGGCGGATGGGCGTGATTTACGATTTGCCTTTTTATTTGAATTTACTGAACATCTCACTCCTGGCTGTTTAACTAATGGGACACAAACTGATACTCAATTAGTGGCTATTGAGTTATCACATATTACTGCTCAAAGTTTGGCTTTGCGTTCTAGCGGTAACTTAATGATTTTTCATGGTCGAGAAGGACAAGTTGATGAGTTAGTTAGCAGTGCGTTATACCATATTCGCTTGCCTCAACCTGATTTGAAAGATAAGAAAGATTTTTTAGCGGCTACTACATCTTTATATACTGCGGCTAAATTTGCTACAGGTATGAGTGTCGAATCAGTAGCTTATCTGACAACAAACACACCTAATCGTGGGTTAGAATCATTATTACGGGCGGCTCATCGTAGTGGTAGAGAATTAACTGTTAAAGAGCTTGTAGCTCAAAAAAGTCGTGATGTAGAAACTTTATCGGAACATACTTTAACAGTATTAGATACTGAGCGAGTTAATGATTTACAATTGCGTGGCTTCAATATTGCTAAACCACGTTTGATTTTAGAGCGTTATGCCGCCGCTTTAGTTGCTGGAGATCGCTCTATGCCTGCTAATGTCTTGTTAACTGGCCCTCCTGGTACTGGTAAAACTGATTTAGCTATTTTAACTGCACGCCAAGCTGCTGTAGCTGCTTATCAAATGCACAGTCCTAAAGGTTCATTGGTAGGAGAAACTGAACGTAAAGTACGTTTGCAACAAATGGTCTTGCAGGAATCGATTCCTAATATTGCCTTTATTGATGAAGTTACGGAAGCTTTACCTTTAGAAAGAAGTGAATTTGACGGTGATTCGGGTGCTTCTCGTGCTGTGACCGCAGCACTTTTAACAGCTTTATCTGATGAAAGTCGGCGAGGTCAGTCTTTGTTGATTGCTACAACAAATTGCCCTTGGCGCATGGGGGCAGCAATGCGATCGCGTTTTACTATTATTCCAGTTTTACATCCTTTAAAAGCTGATTTTCCAGGGATTATTTTAGCTACAGCTAGTAGAATTACAACACCTAGAGAACTCAGCGAAAATGATCCACAAATAATTAAAGCTGCTGAAATATTTTATCAGAAAGGAGCCAATCCTCGGCAAATTCGGTCAGCTTTGAGTAACGCTCTCATGCTACATGGTTCTCTGACATCTGATACGGTGTTATTTGCTGCTATGGATTTAAATGTTTCTAGTGATTTAGTCTCAGCTATTTATGCTGATTTATGGGCAATTAAAGCTTGTTCTTCGCAATCTTTTTTCCCTTGGACTCCGCCTCATTATCCTTTCCCTCCCCATTTAGAAGATATTGTCGATCCCATCACCTTAAAAATTAATCAAGTTGAATTAGATAGACGAATTGATGAGCTACGTCCACACGCCAATCTTTAG
- a CDS encoding TIGR03985 family CRISPR-associated protein translates to MRTQFAYSPSVSFLQMLAPGSSKQNLPKAVRLWVILRSLYGSDNDEVKLNLREQFTYDEWRNQFFTSSDPLNKRSLDEVIYHKRDQVPLLHDPSCRCAKTLRQWLFDPNSSLSISPEKWKQSFLQIYPIDIAQLEEFLLTGKFPKSEEAIEKRRQQSNSLKASKNQLTGKQRNYVPPFPEGRLFAVTGKNLEYDFENLIKIGWLEAVKNKKNEVINKNYRKVKKFPILESYNWNSNISGFITQTDFTEIVENYFQPINGIQRFLMHVDYVVSKEAIDRIRELQDQLKEIWEKTPIPPISIIYESASLARQGKRIIYPVCIYYFQRAPYLCAFGQKPKIKNEIEWHNYRLDRIHEITELTWNDENLPVLLKEKYYQQQLSPEEIQTKMAESWGFDFYQPSHKLLLRFDRDFHDRHIIDSFRHETFTYINSKANFKKFIRDYAPNQEEEKLLNDILQSLPVQQTDENFPYAYYTADYRINDNNVIMRLRAWGQKVEVLLPGDLRQRMAKDIEETWQLYQS, encoded by the coding sequence ATGCGGACTCAATTTGCCTATTCTCCTAGCGTCAGCTTCTTACAGATGCTTGCACCAGGTTCTTCAAAACAAAACTTACCAAAGGCGGTGCGCTTGTGGGTAATACTGCGATCGCTTTATGGCAGTGATAATGATGAAGTTAAGTTAAATCTTCGCGAACAATTCACTTATGATGAATGGCGTAATCAATTTTTTACTTCTTCCGATCCCCTGAATAAGCGATCCTTAGATGAAGTAATATATCACAAACGCGATCAAGTCCCTCTCTTGCACGATCCTTCTTGTCGCTGTGCCAAAACTCTTAGACAGTGGTTATTTGATCCCAATTCTAGTTTGAGTATTTCCCCAGAGAAATGGAAACAATCATTCTTACAAATTTATCCTATTGATATAGCACAATTAGAAGAATTTTTGCTGACAGGGAAATTTCCTAAAAGTGAAGAAGCTATCGAAAAGCGTAGACAACAAAGTAATTCCCTAAAAGCCAGTAAAAATCAACTTACGGGCAAACAGAGAAATTACGTACCACCATTTCCTGAAGGACGTTTATTTGCCGTTACAGGCAAAAATTTAGAATATGACTTTGAAAACTTGATTAAAATTGGTTGGTTAGAAGCTGTCAAAAATAAAAAAAATGAAGTAATTAATAAAAACTACCGTAAAGTTAAAAAATTCCCCATTCTAGAAAGCTATAATTGGAACAGCAATATAAGCGGCTTTATTACTCAAACTGATTTTACAGAAATTGTTGAAAACTACTTCCAGCCTATTAACGGTATCCAAAGATTTTTGATGCACGTTGATTACGTTGTGTCAAAAGAAGCTATAGATAGAATTCGGGAATTGCAAGATCAACTTAAAGAAATATGGGAGAAAACGCCGATTCCGCCCATTAGTATAATTTATGAAAGTGCTAGTTTAGCACGGCAAGGAAAACGGATTATTTATCCAGTTTGTATTTATTACTTCCAGCGCGCGCCCTATCTTTGTGCCTTTGGGCAAAAACCCAAAATCAAGAATGAAATTGAGTGGCATAACTATCGCTTAGACCGTATTCACGAGATTACCGAATTAACCTGGAATGATGAAAATCTTCCAGTTTTACTTAAAGAAAAATACTATCAACAGCAGCTTTCACCTGAAGAAATTCAAACTAAAATGGCTGAATCTTGGGGATTTGATTTTTACCAGCCAAGCCATAAGCTATTATTACGATTTGACCGTGATTTTCACGATCGCCATATTATTGATAGCTTTCGTCATGAAACTTTTACATATATCAACAGCAAGGCTAATTTTAAAAAGTTTATCCGAGATTACGCTCCTAACCAGGAAGAAGAAAAACTGCTCAACGATATCCTACAAAGCTTACCAGTACAACAAACGGACGAAAATTTTCCTTATGCCTATTATACGGCTGATTATCGAATAAATGATAACAACGTCATTATGCGGCTAAGGGCATGGGGTCAAAAAGTGGAAGTTTTGCTTCCAGGCGATTTACGTCAACGCATGGCTAAAGATATTGAAGAAACTTGGCAACTTTACCAAAGCTAA
- a CDS encoding CRISPR-associated protein Csx3 produces MTSYRIDLIGDTLKVDFAKTPDGTPVVANGDEIVRDAATRLREMIDRGEIKGGNLLKINGRISVALSYTIAHEIAHLYRAIAVSDTRLGAYVVVITTTDDYPIGSQIDFETGKVTQVCSLPNTPPSFLIYWEDDVLIARINNTVKADGDQIAVDAYSQLQNLINSGQLSGGKPFLKINGRATVLASFLIAYEVGHKYGAVAVFDPKIGDRGLDRYIVTINHSKNYQVGETFDINYQPQPNVKVVLCGPANTGKTVFKDGLKAAILKLNHAPDDFYVISGCPDGDGSWHGETAQKYPKLAEELKAEYKAKFTPEFAQGKARDIKAIKNSLLVFDVGGKISDENITIMSEATHAVILAKTPEDVAQWQNFCEIKLERPLPIIAIIYSDYAGKEDKIITEEPVLTGSVHYLERGQNVSNRPMIKALAELLVSLAINCR; encoded by the coding sequence ATGACTTCTTACCGGATTGATTTAATCGGCGATACTTTAAAAGTAGATTTTGCTAAAACTCCTGATGGTACTCCTGTAGTTGCTAACGGAGATGAAATTGTCCGCGATGCCGCCACACGACTGCGGGAGATGATAGATCGTGGAGAAATTAAGGGGGGAAATCTCCTCAAGATTAATGGACGAATATCTGTAGCCCTCAGTTACACTATTGCTCATGAAATTGCTCATTTGTATCGGGCGATCGCTGTTTCTGATACACGCTTAGGTGCTTATGTGGTGGTCATCACTACCACTGATGATTATCCCATAGGCAGCCAGATTGATTTTGAGACGGGGAAAGTTACACAAGTTTGTTCTTTACCTAATACACCGCCTTCTTTTTTAATTTATTGGGAAGATGATGTTTTAATTGCCAGAATTAATAATACTGTTAAAGCCGATGGCGACCAAATTGCCGTAGATGCTTATTCACAATTACAAAACTTAATTAATTCGGGACAATTGTCTGGAGGTAAACCATTTTTAAAGATCAATGGACGTGCGACTGTCTTAGCTAGTTTTTTGATTGCTTATGAAGTTGGTCATAAATACGGCGCTGTCGCTGTCTTCGACCCAAAAATCGGCGATCGAGGACTAGATCGATATATAGTAACAATTAATCACAGTAAAAATTATCAAGTTGGGGAAACCTTTGATATCAACTATCAACCGCAACCTAATGTTAAAGTTGTTTTGTGTGGTCCAGCGAATACAGGAAAAACTGTTTTTAAGGATGGGCTAAAAGCAGCAATTTTAAAGCTTAATCATGCTCCGGATGATTTTTATGTGATCTCTGGTTGTCCTGATGGCGATGGTTCTTGGCATGGGGAAACTGCACAAAAGTATCCTAAGTTAGCTGAAGAATTAAAGGCGGAATACAAAGCCAAATTTACTCCAGAATTTGCTCAAGGGAAAGCACGAGATATTAAAGCGATCAAAAATTCGTTGCTGGTGTTTGATGTGGGTGGGAAAATTAGCGATGAAAATATAACTATTATGTCAGAAGCGACTCATGCAGTGATTTTAGCTAAAACACCAGAAGACGTAGCCCAGTGGCAAAATTTTTGTGAAATTAAATTAGAGCGACCTTTACCTATTATTGCTATTATTTATAGTGATTACGCAGGTAAAGAAGACAAGATTATTACAGAAGAACCTGTGCTTACGGGTAGCGTTCATTATTTAGAACGCGGACAAAATGTTTCTAATCGTCCAATGATTAAAGCGTTAGCTGAATTGTTAGTGAGTTTGGCGATAAACTGTCGTTAA